One window of Salmo salar chromosome ssa11, Ssal_v3.1, whole genome shotgun sequence genomic DNA carries:
- the LOC106562262 gene encoding methenyltetrahydrofolate synthase domain-containing protein, which yields MEAVITINPGATKWDIREKVWDYIEAKNLANFPRPVHNRIPNFKGAHTACAKVSELQVFNETDEVKVDPDKPLEGARLAVLQARKTLLVPTPRLRTGLFNKIVPPEGASKEELRVCSTSQGVKEFSVPVGLDSKVQVDLLVVGSVAVSEKGYRIGKGEGFADMEYAMMLCMGAVTESTVVVTIVHDCQVVDIPEDLIESHDITVDYILTPTRVIKTDCQRSKPQGVIWTKLNAEMLEKIPVLKKLRALEEEQGKDVTLGTHPPQQPRERARREPRRDREPRSEGDRPRREPRRRPRRNTQEDSERDPNGESREETEQKPRRRPPRVRREGDREGGRDGDGEGGQEGGREGGRRVRGFREGGFREGGRDGSRGRGRGGGREGARGRGREGDRDGVRQESREEGSEPRERRPPLTVTTVYLGGIPAGLRVSELKTALREREAAPIRLTWQGAQHRAFLDYLDPQAADQALAALEGLSLNGHDLQAELAKSQRGGRRPGPSNRRPRPNTGPKNTARESRESTSEAEADSPKQELNHNE from the exons GGTGCCCACACTGCCTGCGCCAAGGTGTCGGAGCTGCAGGTATTCaatgagactgacgaggtgaAGGTGGACCCTGACAAGCCGCTGGAGGGGGCGAGGCTGGCCGTGCTGCAG GCGAGGAAAACCCTGCTGGTGCCGACCCCTCGCCTTCGCACAGGACTCTTCAATAAGATTGTCCCGCCTGAGGGAGCAAGCAAAGAAGAACTGAGAGTGTGCTCCACCTCGCAG GGAGTGAAGGAGTTCAGTGTCCCTGTGGGTCTGGATTCCAAGGTTCAGGTGGATCTTCTGGTGGTTGGCTCTGTGGCCGTGTCTGAGAAAG gTTACCGGATAGGTAAAGGAGAGGGCTTTGCTGACATGGAGTATGCCATGATGCTCTGCATGGGGGCTGTGACGGAATCCACTGTGGTGGTTACCATCGTCCATGACTGCCAG GTTGTTGACATCCCAGAGGATCTGATTGAGAGCCATGACATCACTGTGGACTACATCCTCACCCCGACCAGAGTCATCAAGACAGACTGCCAACGCTCCAAGCCCCAGGGCGTCATCTGGACTAAG CTGAACGCTGAGATGCTGGAGAAGATCCCTGTGCTGAAGAAGCTCCGGGCCTTGGAGGAGGAGCAAGGGAAGGACGTGACCCTGGGGACCCACCCTCCCCAGCAGCCCAgggagagggccaggagggagccCCGGAGGGACAGAGAGCCCAGGTCAGAGGGTGATAGACCCCGGCGTGAGCCCAGGCGCAGGCCTAGACGGAACACCCAAGAGGACTCTGAGAGGGACCCCAACGGGGAGTCCAGGGAGGAGACTGAGCAGAAACCCAGACGACGCCCACCaagagtgaggagggagggggacagggaggggggtAGGGATGGTGACGGGGAGGGAGGccaggagggaggcagagaggggggtagGAGGGTCAGGGGATTCCGCGAGGGGGGCTTCCGTGAGGGGGGCAGAGATGGAAGCagggggagaggcagaggaggaggcCGTGAGGGGGCCAGGggtaggggaagagagggggacagggatgGGGTCAGGCAAGAGAGCAGGGAGGAAGGTAGCGAGCCCCGTGAGCGCAGGCCCCCCCTGACCGTGACCACAGTGTACCTGGGGGGCATCCCTGCCGGGCTGCGTGTCAGCGAGCTGAAGACTGCTCTCCGGGAGAGGGAGGCAGCCCCCATCCGTCTCACGTGGCAGGGTGCTCAGCACCGGGCCTTCCTGGACTACTTAGACCCCCAGGCTGCAGACCAGGCCCTGGCCGCCCTGGAGGGGCTCTCTCTGAACGGCCATGACCTGCAGGCTGAGCTGGCCAAGAGCCAGAGGGGAGGCAGGAGGCCAGGTCCAAGCAACCGGAGGCCCAGACCAAATACAGGCCCCAAAAATACAGCtagagaaagtagagagagtACGAGTGAAGCAGAGGCAGATTCCCCCAAGCAGGAGCTCAACCATAACGAGTAA
- the LOC106562281 gene encoding forkhead box protein F1, protein MTAEVQQPPAQTPAQSSPMSAPEKPHGQTTVMETASSTTKTKKTNAGIRRPEKPPYSYIALIVMAIQSSPTKRLTLSEIYQFLQSRFPFFRGSYQGWKNSVRHNLSLNECFIKLPKGLGRPGKGHYWTIDPASEFMFEEGSFRRRPRGFRRKCQALKPMYSMMNGLGFNHLPESYNFQGSGGGLSCPPNGLSLDSGIGMMNGHLSGNMDGMGLAGHSMSHLSANSGHSYMGSCTGSTGGEYPHHDNSGSPLTSGGVMEPHPVYSSSAWAQAPSSSLNNGGSYIKQQPLSPCNPGVNPLQPSLPTHSLDQYNLHQNGHSNTDLQGIPRYHSQSPSMCDRKEFVFSFNAMTSSTMHSPSSSSYYHHQQVAYQDIKPCVM, encoded by the exons ATGACGGCAGAGGTCCAGCAGCCCCCAGCGCAGACTCCTGCCCAGAGCAGCCCGATGTCTGCCCCGGAGAAGCCCCACGGACAGACCACTGTGATGGAAACcgcctcctccaccaccaaaaCCAAAAAGACCAACGCGGGGATCCGCCGCCCAGAGAAACCCCCCTACTCTTACATTGCGCTGATAGTCATGGCTATCCAGAGCTCTCCCACCAAACGCCTGACGCTCAGTGAAATTTACCAGTTCCTCCAGAGCCGCTTCCCGTTTTTCAGAGGCTCTTACCAAGGATGGAAGAATTCCGTGCGTCACAACTTGTCCCTGAATGAGTGCTTCATAAAGCTGCCCAAGGGGCTCGGGCGGCCCGGGAAGGGCCACTACTGGACTATCGACCCAGCCAGTGAGTTCATGTTCGAGGAGGGATCCTTCCGCAGGAGGCCGCGGGGCTTCAGGCGTAAATGCCAGGCGTTGAAGCCCATGTACAGCATGATGAACGGCCTGGGATTCAACCACCTCCCCGAGTCCTATAACTTCCAGGGGAGCGGCGGGGGCCTGTCCTGTCCGCCCAACGGCTTGTCTCTGGACAGCGGGATTGGGATGATGAATGGACACTTGTCAGGCAACATGGACGGGATGGGTCTGGCCGGGCACTCCATGTCCCACTTGTCGGCCAACAGTGGACATTCTTACATGGGGAGCTGCACAGGATCCACGGGGGGCGAGTACCCCCACCACGACAATTCAGGCTCGCCCCTCACCAGCGGGGGAGTGATGGAGCCGCATCCCGTCTACTCAAGCTCGGCCTGGGCTCAAGCGCCTTCATCCTCTCTGAATAACGGAGGTTCTTACATCAAGCAGCAGCCACTGTCTCCCTGCAACCCCGGGGTGAACCCGCTGCAGCCCAGTTTACCCACGCACTCTCTAGACCAgtataatcttcatcagaacggACACAGTAACACGGATTTGCAAG GTATTCCACGGTACCATTCTCAGTCTCCCAGTATGTGTGACCGGAAAGAGTTCGTCTTCTCCTTCAACGCGATGACGTCCTCAACGATGCATTCGCCCAGCAGCAGttcctactaccaccaccaacaggTCGCCTACCAGGACATCAAGCCCTGCGTCATGTGA